The following are encoded in a window of Microbacterium sp. LWO13-1.2 genomic DNA:
- the nusB gene encoding transcription antitermination factor NusB: protein MGARTKARKRALDILFSADVRGDDVAVALAAEAKRAVSEPAREGSWLYAREVVDGIIDHSDEIDELITTHSRDWKLERMPAVDRALLRIGTWEIIYNAEVPTAVAIDEAVELAKEFSTDDSGAFVHGVLARVARAA from the coding sequence GTGGGCGCTCGTACGAAGGCGCGCAAGCGCGCACTCGACATCCTCTTCTCCGCAGATGTCCGAGGCGACGACGTCGCCGTGGCTCTCGCCGCCGAAGCCAAGCGCGCTGTCAGCGAACCCGCCCGCGAGGGGTCGTGGCTGTACGCCCGCGAGGTCGTCGACGGCATCATCGACCACAGCGACGAGATCGACGAGCTGATCACCACGCACAGCCGTGACTGGAAGCTCGAGCGGATGCCCGCGGTCGACCGCGCGCTGCTGCGGATCGGCACCTGGGAGATCATCTACAACGCCGAGGTGCCCACCGCGGTCGCCATCGACGAGGCCGTCGAGCTCGCCAAAGAGTTCTCCACCGACGATTCCGGCGCCTTCGTGCACGGTGTGCTCGCCCGGGTGGCTCGCGCCGCCTGA
- the aroQ gene encoding type II 3-dehydroquinate dehydratase, with the protein MPHRLLLVNGPNLNLLGTREPEVYGTATLADVERLTTDAAAALGFEVRAIQSNHEGVLIDAIHAAREDCAGIIINPGGLTHTSVALRDALTGIGRPFAEVHISDVYKREEFRHHSYLHDVAAVRVIGRGVDGYADAVRELVAQL; encoded by the coding sequence ATGCCCCACCGCCTGCTCCTGGTCAATGGCCCGAACCTCAACCTGCTCGGCACGCGTGAGCCCGAGGTCTACGGCACGGCCACCCTCGCCGATGTCGAACGACTCACCACGGATGCGGCGGCCGCGCTCGGATTCGAGGTGCGTGCCATCCAGAGCAACCACGAGGGCGTGCTCATCGACGCTATCCACGCGGCGCGCGAGGATTGCGCCGGAATCATCATCAATCCGGGCGGCCTCACGCACACGTCTGTTGCGCTGCGCGATGCGCTCACGGGTATCGGGCGCCCATTCGCAGAGGTGCACATCTCCGACGTGTACAAGCGCGAGGAGTTCCGGCATCACTCCTACCTGCATGACGTTGCGGCGGTGCGCGTGATCGGTCGGGGCGTCGACGGCTACGCGGATGCCGTGCGCGAACTGGTCGCTCAGCTGTAG
- a CDS encoding nitrate/nitrite transporter, translating to MVSTETSHPIDTSGIATASSTTLTRRPGRWIDGFDPENTDFWESEGRSIARRNLGWSIFAEFLGFIVWQLWSIVVVMLPAAGFAFTSAETFWLISLPSLVGATLRFPYTFMVPKFGGRNWTIVSAALLLIPAILLSFAVGNPETPFWAMLAIAALAGFGGGNFASSMANITYFFPQKEKGWALGLNAAGGNLGTSVAQFVVPIVVTAVAGVTLLPLAGWIWVPLILIAIWGAWRYMDNLSSAKADFAGSAAALREPHLWLLALLYIGTFGSFIGFASVFPKLIADQFPEFSAIQIGAAGVSLAFLGALVGSLFRPLGGRLSDRFGGARVTIGAFAVMAAGAFGIIGVLALNEFSLFLACFLVLFAATGIGNGATYRMIPSVFLARAAATGMTDIGATQRKAAAALGLISAIGAYGGFVIPQVLNASQQASGGYQPAFVGFGIAYLLLLTLTVVMYVVPRASLAQRQV from the coding sequence ATGGTCAGCACTGAAACCTCGCACCCCATCGACACCTCCGGCATCGCAACGGCCTCCTCGACCACGCTCACGCGTCGTCCAGGGCGCTGGATCGACGGATTCGACCCCGAGAACACCGACTTCTGGGAGTCGGAAGGGCGCTCGATCGCCCGTCGCAACCTCGGCTGGTCGATCTTCGCCGAGTTCCTCGGCTTCATCGTCTGGCAGCTGTGGAGCATCGTCGTCGTGATGCTCCCGGCAGCGGGCTTCGCCTTCACCAGCGCCGAGACGTTCTGGCTGATCTCGCTGCCGAGCCTCGTCGGCGCGACGCTCCGCTTCCCGTACACGTTCATGGTGCCGAAATTCGGCGGGCGCAACTGGACGATCGTGTCGGCCGCGCTGCTGCTCATCCCCGCCATTCTGCTGAGTTTCGCCGTCGGCAACCCGGAGACGCCGTTCTGGGCGATGCTCGCGATCGCGGCCCTCGCCGGCTTCGGCGGCGGCAACTTCGCGAGCTCGATGGCGAACATCACCTACTTCTTCCCGCAGAAGGAGAAGGGGTGGGCGCTCGGCCTCAACGCCGCCGGCGGAAACCTCGGCACCTCCGTCGCTCAATTCGTCGTGCCGATCGTCGTCACCGCCGTCGCCGGTGTGACTCTCCTCCCGCTGGCCGGCTGGATCTGGGTGCCGCTGATCCTGATCGCGATCTGGGGCGCCTGGCGGTACATGGACAACCTGTCGTCCGCCAAGGCCGACTTCGCCGGCTCCGCCGCTGCCCTTCGCGAACCGCACCTGTGGCTGCTCGCGCTGCTCTACATCGGCACGTTCGGCTCGTTCATCGGGTTCGCGAGCGTGTTCCCGAAGCTGATCGCCGATCAGTTCCCCGAGTTCTCCGCGATTCAGATCGGCGCGGCCGGAGTGTCGCTCGCCTTCCTCGGCGCGCTCGTCGGCTCGCTGTTCCGTCCGCTCGGTGGCCGGCTCTCTGATCGCTTCGGCGGAGCGCGGGTGACGATCGGAGCATTCGCGGTCATGGCGGCCGGTGCCTTCGGAATCATCGGCGTTCTCGCGCTCAACGAGTTCTCTCTGTTCCTCGCCTGCTTCCTCGTGCTGTTCGCGGCCACCGGGATCGGCAACGGCGCGACGTACCGGATGATCCCCAGCGTGTTCCTCGCCCGCGCCGCGGCCACCGGCATGACCGACATCGGAGCGACCCAGCGCAAGGCCGCAGCTGCCCTCGGACTGATCTCGGCGATTGGCGCCTACGGCGGGTTCGTGATCCCGCAGGTGCTGAACGCCTCGCAACAGGCATCCGGCGGCTACCAGCCCGCCTTCGTCGGCTTCGGCATCGCCTACCTCCTGCTGCTGACGCTCACGGTCGTCATGTACGTGGTGCCCCGCGCATCGCTCGCCCAGCGTCAGGTCTGA
- a CDS encoding DEAD/DEAH box helicase, with protein MSAPHVDLRDLLRITDAGGYKRGLAYFREGNVLRVVWDEETQQLGAQVRGSHDTPYRTEVRFSPTGGKRAIRSTSCTCPLRSGCKHVVATLLSSNTGADADRAAALTVPPSQPPQPSAPAWKSLLGRTAVDRTVPLALGVELRHRAAKGDNHWAPRPVRSATARDVAKAEGELLLGIRPLMRSSSTGAWIQGHAAWDVVRRDAIQFGRTQTRWFADLLSIARDSLLSGNAGEWLIVDQIESNLLWAHLRAGSAAGIPLVPSLKSTTVALADSGSISARVTRADDGGLAVDADIVIDGSEVPSATVHAIGHSGVYVATVRGSRIEVTLAEVPLSDPVRALLDAAGSIPVPAADEAAFLHDVYPALARRVRVEAVGAVQLPVMPLPQPTLVLSFHRGDVVKFSFEWTYEGHGRVPFAPSADAVRDQTLEIERRRVLETLWQEQYGEPFAESGSFADVDAAEFVTHVVPGLEAHGVLVVADKRKTYQELTGDPEITVSTVESTDPDWFDLGVIVKIDGRNIPFGPLFTALSKGKKKLLLVDGSYFSLNHRALDQLRELIDEAAELNEWETGPRISRYQTDLWEEFEDLADEALPAVSWRATADGLRAATEVPPSPLPSGLQAELRPYQKAGFDWLAFLWQHRLGGILADDMGLGKTLQLLTLVLHARESGERRPFLVLAPTSVLATWYAEAERFAPSLRVRILESTSGKRDDSLREAAAEADLVVTSYTLARLDEREFADIEWAGLILDEAQFVKNPKTKLHRSIAGFRADVTYAVTGTPLENSLSELWALLKLAAPGLFASARKFREEYIQPIEKGKVPENEEGGEYRQRRIERLRRRIRPLMLRRTKELVAPDLPEKQEQLLEVELSPAHRALYDVVLQRERQKVLGLLADLDRNRFIVFRSLTMLRMLSLAPGLVDEADAKLGSQKLDVLLERVIELQAEGHRALVFSQFTSFLALAAARLEQAGIPYAYLDGSTRKRQQVIDGFRSGEQPVFLISLKSGGFGLTLTEADYVFMLDPWWNPAAEAQAIDRTHRIGQTRPVMVYRMISSGTIEEKVLALQQRKARLFTAVMDDEALFAQALTADDIRGLFDS; from the coding sequence ATGTCCGCACCCCACGTCGATCTCCGAGATCTCCTGCGGATCACGGATGCCGGCGGCTACAAGCGCGGGCTCGCGTACTTCCGCGAGGGGAACGTGCTCCGGGTCGTCTGGGATGAAGAGACCCAGCAACTCGGTGCTCAGGTGCGCGGAAGCCACGACACTCCGTACCGCACAGAGGTGCGTTTCTCACCGACCGGCGGCAAGCGGGCGATCCGATCGACGTCGTGCACCTGCCCGCTGCGCTCCGGGTGCAAGCACGTCGTGGCGACGCTGCTGTCGTCGAACACGGGCGCCGACGCGGACCGCGCTGCGGCGCTGACGGTACCGCCGTCGCAGCCTCCGCAGCCCTCCGCACCCGCCTGGAAGTCGCTCCTCGGCCGCACGGCGGTCGATCGAACGGTGCCGCTCGCCCTCGGCGTCGAGCTGCGTCACCGCGCGGCCAAAGGCGACAACCACTGGGCACCGCGTCCGGTGAGGTCCGCCACCGCGCGAGACGTCGCGAAGGCGGAAGGGGAGCTCCTCCTCGGCATCCGTCCGCTGATGCGGAGCAGTTCGACCGGCGCCTGGATCCAAGGCCATGCCGCGTGGGACGTCGTGCGTCGTGATGCGATCCAGTTCGGTCGGACTCAGACCCGCTGGTTCGCCGACCTCCTCAGCATCGCCCGCGATTCGCTGCTCTCCGGAAACGCCGGCGAATGGCTGATCGTGGATCAGATCGAATCGAATCTGCTCTGGGCGCACCTTCGCGCAGGATCGGCCGCCGGTATCCCGCTGGTACCGAGCCTGAAGAGCACGACGGTGGCCCTCGCCGATTCCGGGTCGATCTCCGCCCGCGTCACCCGCGCAGATGATGGCGGTCTCGCTGTCGACGCGGACATCGTCATCGACGGCAGTGAAGTTCCGTCAGCGACCGTGCACGCCATCGGGCACTCCGGCGTCTATGTGGCGACTGTGCGGGGGAGTCGCATCGAGGTCACTCTCGCCGAGGTCCCGCTCAGCGATCCGGTGCGTGCCCTGCTCGACGCAGCTGGGTCCATTCCCGTCCCGGCCGCCGACGAGGCGGCTTTCCTGCACGACGTGTACCCGGCGTTGGCGCGAAGGGTGCGGGTTGAGGCGGTCGGAGCCGTGCAGTTGCCGGTCATGCCGCTCCCGCAGCCGACGCTGGTCCTCTCGTTCCATCGCGGCGATGTGGTGAAGTTCTCCTTCGAGTGGACCTATGAGGGGCACGGCCGCGTACCGTTCGCTCCGTCGGCGGATGCGGTGCGCGACCAGACCCTCGAGATCGAACGCCGTCGCGTGCTCGAGACGCTCTGGCAGGAGCAGTACGGCGAGCCGTTCGCGGAATCAGGGTCCTTCGCAGACGTCGACGCTGCCGAATTCGTCACACACGTCGTACCGGGGCTCGAGGCGCACGGGGTTCTCGTCGTCGCAGACAAGCGCAAGACCTATCAGGAACTCACCGGTGATCCGGAGATCACCGTCTCGACGGTCGAGAGCACCGATCCGGACTGGTTCGACCTCGGTGTCATCGTCAAGATCGACGGACGCAATATTCCCTTCGGGCCGTTGTTCACCGCGCTCAGCAAAGGGAAGAAGAAGCTCCTGCTCGTCGACGGCAGCTATTTCTCGCTGAACCATCGAGCCCTCGACCAGCTGCGCGAACTGATCGACGAGGCAGCCGAGCTGAACGAGTGGGAGACCGGACCGCGGATCAGCCGCTATCAGACCGATCTCTGGGAGGAGTTCGAGGATCTCGCCGACGAGGCTCTTCCTGCCGTCAGCTGGCGTGCGACGGCGGACGGACTGCGGGCGGCGACCGAGGTACCCCCGAGTCCACTCCCGAGCGGACTCCAGGCCGAACTGCGGCCGTACCAGAAGGCCGGGTTCGACTGGCTCGCCTTCCTCTGGCAGCACCGGCTCGGCGGTATTCTCGCCGACGACATGGGGCTCGGCAAGACGCTGCAGCTGCTGACACTCGTGCTGCATGCGCGCGAGTCGGGGGAGCGTCGCCCCTTCCTGGTCCTTGCTCCCACGTCGGTGCTCGCGACCTGGTACGCAGAGGCCGAACGATTCGCGCCGTCGTTGCGGGTGCGCATCCTGGAGAGCACCTCAGGCAAGCGCGACGACTCTCTCCGCGAGGCTGCGGCCGAAGCCGACCTCGTCGTGACGTCGTACACGCTCGCGCGGCTCGACGAGAGGGAGTTCGCCGACATCGAATGGGCCGGGCTCATTCTCGACGAGGCGCAGTTCGTGAAGAATCCGAAGACGAAGCTGCATCGCTCGATCGCCGGATTCCGAGCCGACGTGACCTATGCCGTCACCGGCACCCCGCTGGAGAACAGCCTCAGTGAGCTGTGGGCGCTGCTCAAGCTCGCGGCGCCCGGTCTTTTCGCGTCGGCGCGGAAGTTCCGCGAGGAGTACATCCAGCCGATCGAGAAGGGCAAGGTCCCGGAGAACGAAGAGGGCGGGGAGTACCGGCAGCGGAGGATCGAGCGGCTGCGCCGTCGCATCCGTCCGCTCATGCTGCGCCGCACCAAGGAACTCGTCGCACCCGATCTGCCGGAGAAGCAGGAGCAGCTGCTCGAGGTGGAATTGAGTCCAGCGCATCGCGCCCTCTACGACGTGGTGCTGCAGCGTGAGCGGCAGAAGGTGCTGGGGCTGCTGGCAGATCTCGATCGCAACCGCTTCATCGTCTTCCGCTCGCTCACGATGCTGCGGATGCTGAGTCTCGCGCCCGGTCTCGTCGACGAAGCCGACGCGAAACTGGGCTCGCAGAAACTGGACGTGCTCCTGGAACGGGTCATCGAGCTGCAGGCCGAGGGGCACCGCGCTCTGGTGTTCAGCCAATTCACCTCGTTCCTCGCTCTCGCCGCCGCACGTCTGGAGCAGGCCGGAATCCCTTACGCCTACCTCGACGGTTCCACGCGCAAACGACAGCAGGTCATCGACGGGTTCCGGTCGGGAGAGCAGCCAGTGTTCCTGATCAGCTTGAAGTCCGGCGGGTTCGGGCTGACGCTGACCGAGGCCGACTACGTGTTCATGCTGGACCCGTGGTGGAATCCGGCAGCCGAGGCTCAGGCGATCGACCGTACGCACCGGATCGGTCAGACCCGGCCGGTGATGGTCTACCGGATGATCTCGAGCGGAACCATCGAGGAGAAGGTGCTGGCCCTGCAGCAGCGCAAGGCGCGGCTGTTCACCGCCGTCATGGACGACGAAGCGCTTTTCGCGCAGGCGCTGACGGCAGACGACATCCGCGGTCTGTTCGACTCCTGA
- the efp gene encoding elongation factor P encodes MASTADIKNGVVLSIDGQLWNVIEFQHVKPGKGGAFVRTKLKNVISGKVVDRTYNAGAKIEIENVDRRDFTYLYADGDGFVFMDTSDYDQITVPGPTVGDAKNFLLENQQVTIALNNGNPLYIDLPASVILEVTYTEPGLQGDRSSAGTKPATVETGYEMQVPLFVETGTKIKVDTRTGDYLGREK; translated from the coding sequence ATGGCATCTACCGCAGACATCAAGAACGGCGTCGTCCTCAGCATCGATGGACAGCTGTGGAACGTCATCGAGTTCCAGCACGTCAAGCCCGGAAAGGGCGGCGCGTTCGTCCGCACGAAGCTCAAGAACGTCATCTCCGGCAAGGTCGTCGACCGCACCTACAACGCCGGCGCGAAGATCGAGATCGAGAACGTCGACCGCCGCGACTTCACGTACCTGTACGCCGACGGCGACGGCTTCGTATTCATGGACACGTCGGACTACGACCAGATCACGGTCCCCGGGCCGACAGTCGGCGACGCGAAGAACTTCCTGCTCGAGAACCAGCAGGTGACCATCGCGCTCAACAACGGCAACCCGCTCTACATCGACCTGCCGGCATCCGTCATCCTCGAGGTGACGTACACCGAGCCGGGCCTCCAGGGAGACCGCTCCTCGGCCGGCACCAAGCCCGCCACGGTCGAGACCGGCTACGAGATGCAGGTTCCGCTGTTCGTCGAGACCGGAACGAAGATCAAGGTCGACACCCGCACCGGTGACTACCTCGGTCGCGAGAAGTAA
- a CDS encoding PaaX family transcriptional regulator has translation MNSQIAPRTIIEAFLPLDGDVSLAVIYDTANQLGVDDQPVRLALRRLIGSGDIEQRGRGRSGAIFLTDEGQRRMHRDRVGLNLAFEQDAGRAPWDGCWRLVAISAPESERAIRDSLRRDLLGLGAAPISTGLYASPHDLTGLLSSDAMPYLVTAVAEQLAIRGLTESKEIASSLWHAAPTLDAYGALAHAIEGDDDSLPALVRQLRLADALDRALRDDPLIPPELRDTPWPPTEVRRQWLIRWNDAASQAGTASIYEGWIIP, from the coding sequence GTGAACTCGCAGATCGCACCTCGTACGATCATCGAGGCGTTCCTCCCCCTCGACGGCGACGTGAGCCTGGCCGTCATCTACGACACCGCCAACCAGCTGGGGGTCGATGACCAGCCCGTCCGCCTCGCACTTCGACGCCTCATCGGCAGCGGCGACATCGAGCAGCGGGGACGCGGACGCTCAGGGGCGATCTTCTTGACCGATGAGGGACAACGGCGCATGCATCGCGACCGAGTCGGACTCAACCTCGCCTTCGAGCAGGACGCAGGGCGGGCGCCGTGGGACGGATGCTGGCGCCTCGTGGCGATCAGTGCGCCGGAGAGCGAGCGGGCGATTCGAGATTCGCTGCGTCGAGACCTTCTCGGGCTGGGAGCCGCCCCGATCTCGACTGGGCTCTACGCCAGCCCGCACGACCTGACAGGGCTCCTGTCGTCCGATGCCATGCCGTACCTCGTCACCGCCGTTGCCGAGCAGCTGGCGATTCGGGGCCTGACCGAATCAAAAGAGATCGCTTCGTCCCTCTGGCATGCGGCGCCGACCCTCGACGCATACGGGGCACTCGCCCATGCGATCGAGGGTGATGACGACTCGTTGCCGGCGCTCGTCCGGCAGCTCCGGCTCGCCGACGCTCTCGACCGCGCCCTCCGGGACGACCCGCTCATTCCGCCAGAGCTCAGAGACACGCCATGGCCACCGACCGAGGTGCGCCGCCAGTGGCTGATCCGTTGGAACGACGCCGCCAGCCAGGCGGGCACCGCCTCGATCTACGAGGGCTGGATCATTCCTTAG
- a CDS encoding squalene cyclase, translating into MLDARIAEWLLDADPALRWQVERDLLGAPEDIWQATRARVTTEGFGAELLRHQDADGQWAGGPFFPAGWEWGSGEPQPWTATTWALKDLREWGMPASALTGTAEKLSATRWEYDDLPYWGGEVDCCINSWTLSNGLWLGADVDAIADWFLEHQLGDGGWNCEWVEGSQVSSFHSTLNALIALLDFQCSTGDTERIRAARRAGEEYLLTRALSRRRSTGEPFNEWVYSLAHPRRAYYSVLAAADYFRAACIADGIQPDPRMAEAIENIRSQRQADGTWVQGHRLQGEVWFHVDVPAGEPSKWVTFQATRVLGWWDSATKE; encoded by the coding sequence ATGCTCGATGCTCGGATAGCGGAATGGCTCCTTGACGCCGACCCGGCATTGCGATGGCAGGTGGAGCGCGACCTTCTCGGCGCTCCCGAGGACATCTGGCAGGCGACGCGAGCCCGTGTGACCACCGAAGGCTTCGGAGCTGAGCTGCTTCGTCACCAGGATGCCGATGGCCAGTGGGCCGGCGGCCCATTCTTCCCGGCAGGGTGGGAATGGGGAAGCGGGGAACCGCAGCCATGGACAGCGACGACCTGGGCCCTCAAGGACCTCCGGGAATGGGGCATGCCCGCGTCGGCGCTGACAGGGACGGCGGAGAAGCTCTCGGCAACACGATGGGAGTACGACGACCTTCCGTATTGGGGCGGCGAGGTCGACTGCTGCATCAATTCCTGGACTCTGTCGAATGGGCTGTGGCTCGGGGCGGACGTCGACGCGATCGCCGACTGGTTTCTCGAGCATCAGCTGGGGGATGGCGGGTGGAACTGCGAATGGGTCGAGGGATCGCAGGTTTCGTCTTTCCATTCCACCCTCAATGCGTTGATCGCGCTGCTCGACTTTCAATGCAGCACGGGGGATACCGAGCGGATCAGGGCCGCACGAAGAGCTGGCGAGGAGTATCTGTTGACGAGGGCCCTGTCTCGTCGCCGATCGACGGGTGAGCCGTTCAACGAGTGGGTGTACAGCCTCGCGCATCCGCGTCGCGCCTACTACAGCGTGCTGGCTGCGGCCGATTACTTCCGCGCGGCGTGCATTGCAGATGGGATACAACCCGACCCCCGGATGGCCGAGGCCATCGAGAACATCCGTTCTCAGCGGCAGGCTGACGGGACCTGGGTCCAAGGTCATCGCCTGCAGGGCGAGGTCTGGTTCCATGTCGACGTTCCGGCCGGAGAACCGTCCAAGTGGGTGACGTTCCAAGCGACGCGGGTACTCGGGTGGTGGGATTCGGCGACTAAGGAATGA
- a CDS encoding GNAT family N-acetyltransferase, producing MQAHQIALGFQESERAEVGALYWEAFHRKLRPAFTSNDTGRRVVQAAMRPDRMLVARTEGVITGVCGFFETGLGAANLSWALLRHLLPTWQAIRASLVLSVLARNSKDHTLVLDGICVDSARRGEGTGTALLAAAVEAARQRRLRSVQLSVIDSNVRAEELYRRQGFSPTDTGSLGLLGYVYGFERYTVMEKAVLA from the coding sequence ATGCAGGCACACCAGATCGCCCTCGGCTTCCAAGAATCCGAACGTGCTGAAGTCGGCGCTCTCTACTGGGAGGCGTTTCATCGGAAGCTCCGTCCGGCATTCACGAGCAACGACACCGGTAGACGCGTGGTGCAGGCCGCAATGCGTCCGGACCGCATGCTCGTTGCGCGCACCGAGGGCGTCATCACCGGGGTGTGCGGCTTCTTCGAGACGGGGCTCGGCGCCGCGAATCTGTCCTGGGCGCTGCTTCGCCACCTGTTGCCGACCTGGCAAGCCATTCGGGCGTCCCTCGTCCTGAGCGTGCTGGCACGAAACAGCAAAGACCACACGCTGGTTCTCGACGGGATCTGCGTCGATTCGGCGCGCCGCGGTGAGGGGACGGGAACAGCGCTGCTCGCGGCAGCCGTCGAGGCTGCACGCCAGCGCCGGTTGCGATCAGTGCAGCTGTCCGTGATCGACTCGAATGTCCGCGCCGAGGAACTGTACCGGCGTCAAGGGTTCTCGCCCACCGATACCGGTTCCCTGGGACTGCTCGGTTACGTCTACGGGTTCGAACGGTACACCGTCATGGAGAAGGCGGTACTCGCGTGA
- a CDS encoding alpha/beta hydrolase encodes MTLKRLAFSIAVVAAIIVAAVGVAAVGNDYRFTQTAVQIPMGVGHLEGVLTTPRQGDANGVVVVVHGDAAVEATQDGLYFPWFEGAADAGWATLSWSKPGVGGSSGNWLDQSMDDRAAEVSAAIDWALGEQQVPTDRIILWGASQAGWVVPKVVAERDDVDGVVAVGTAINWLSQGRYNLLAELDRRGATTAERDQAIADSDRVRELLARGASYDEYLAVTTEQSPMSADRWAFVGRNAKADATDDLRAAATREIPVLLMVGLHDRNVDVGETEKVYRDVFGTALTVKSFDSAHSMARPIVEDNAVVGTTVGLLWPRALLAADVIDGYRDFLREIG; translated from the coding sequence ATGACCCTTAAGCGACTCGCCTTTTCCATCGCCGTCGTCGCTGCGATCATCGTCGCGGCTGTCGGAGTTGCCGCCGTGGGGAATGACTATCGCTTCACACAGACCGCGGTGCAGATTCCGATGGGTGTCGGGCACCTCGAAGGGGTACTGACGACGCCGCGACAAGGCGACGCGAATGGCGTCGTCGTCGTCGTCCACGGCGACGCTGCAGTGGAGGCGACACAGGACGGCCTCTACTTCCCGTGGTTCGAAGGTGCAGCGGATGCGGGATGGGCCACGTTGTCGTGGAGCAAACCCGGGGTCGGAGGATCCAGCGGAAACTGGCTGGACCAATCCATGGATGACCGTGCGGCGGAAGTCAGCGCAGCGATCGACTGGGCGCTGGGAGAGCAGCAGGTGCCCACCGACCGCATAATTCTCTGGGGCGCGAGCCAAGCAGGCTGGGTGGTTCCGAAGGTCGTCGCCGAACGCGACGACGTCGATGGCGTTGTCGCCGTGGGCACGGCGATCAACTGGCTGTCGCAGGGACGCTACAACCTCCTCGCCGAGCTTGATCGCCGAGGAGCGACGACGGCGGAGCGCGACCAGGCGATCGCAGACAGCGATCGGGTGCGCGAACTGCTCGCAAGAGGCGCGAGCTACGACGAGTATCTGGCGGTCACGACGGAGCAGTCGCCGATGTCGGCCGATCGGTGGGCATTCGTCGGACGCAACGCGAAGGCCGATGCCACGGACGATCTTCGCGCGGCAGCCACGCGCGAGATCCCCGTTCTCCTCATGGTCGGCCTGCATGATCGGAACGTCGACGTCGGCGAGACCGAAAAGGTCTATCGTGACGTTTTCGGCACAGCGCTGACAGTGAAATCCTTCGACTCCGCGCATTCCATGGCGAGGCCCATCGTCGAAGACAACGCCGTCGTGGGCACGACCGTCGGGCTCCTCTGGCCTCGCGCGCTCCTCGCGGCGGACGTCATCGACGGGTACCGCGACTTCCTGCGAGAGATCGGCTGA